A genomic region of Dehalococcoidia bacterium contains the following coding sequences:
- a CDS encoding amidohydrolase family protein, translating to MIIDTHVHIVAPDQARYPFAPAGGFRMSGLGSWQTQYPVSAEQMIETTAGAGVDRAVIVQPFSAYGFDNRYHADSAAAHPERFGSVCTVDPVAADGAERLSHWVRERGMQGLRLTTSQEGSRLDDPRAYPVWERAGELGIPICVLTSPEHWPAARAMATRFPRVPVLLDHAGGTGAGQTDAIVDELIALAALPNVQLKVSTVNFAPLAALGDAGQARWRRLADAYGAERLLWGSNYPVSQEGSYAEMARLGERALPFLSDAQREAMLGGNAARYWPKPA from the coding sequence ATGATCATCGACACGCACGTCCACATCGTGGCGCCCGACCAGGCCCGCTACCCCTTCGCGCCGGCGGGCGGCTTCCGCATGAGCGGCCTCGGTTCCTGGCAGACGCAGTACCCCGTCTCGGCCGAGCAGATGATCGAGACGACCGCCGGCGCGGGCGTGGATCGCGCCGTGATCGTGCAGCCCTTCTCCGCCTACGGCTTCGATAACCGCTACCACGCCGACAGCGCCGCCGCACACCCGGAGCGCTTCGGCAGTGTCTGCACGGTCGACCCGGTGGCCGCCGACGGCGCCGAGCGGCTGAGTCACTGGGTGCGCGAACGCGGCATGCAGGGCCTGCGCCTCACCACGAGCCAGGAGGGCAGCCGGCTCGACGATCCGCGGGCCTACCCGGTCTGGGAGCGGGCCGGCGAGCTGGGCATTCCCATCTGTGTGCTGACCTCGCCCGAGCACTGGCCGGCGGCGCGCGCGATGGCCACCCGCTTCCCGCGCGTGCCCGTGCTGCTGGATCATGCGGGCGGCACGGGCGCGGGCCAGACCGATGCGATCGTGGATGAGCTGATCGCGCTGGCGGCGCTGCCCAACGTGCAGCTCAAGGTCTCGACCGTGAACTTCGCGCCGCTGGCGGCGCTGGGCGATGCCGGGCAGGCTCGCTGGCGGCGGCTGGCGGACGCCTACGGCGCCGAGCGGCTGCTCTGGGGCTCGAACTACCCGGTCTCGCAGGAAGGCAGCTACGCCGAGATGGCGCGGCTGGGCGAGCGGGCGTTACCCTTCCTGAGCGACGCCCAGCGCGAGGCGATGCTCGGCGGCAACGCGGCCCGCTACTGGCCAAAGCCTGCTTAG